A genomic segment from Nicotiana sylvestris chromosome 1, ASM39365v2, whole genome shotgun sequence encodes:
- the LOC138890542 gene encoding uncharacterized protein codes for MGIEIAMAVLEIFKLMALCSMRMQVTKSNTLNENYPPMEIRNNMGFVCSSGTIQLLDMPTSPVIEEYQSEIITEGTQSVIEEGQVYQDKQTIATAMKHYSIMHKFQFRVKRSNHRSYWLICVGENCNWHFKATSINDSAMFKIRSFNRQHTCTLMDDTFIQRNCTVVVVGSMVMPKYCDPKTVYTPKDIQTDMLSQYKVDLSYMQAWREKKKALQFLRGHLADSYNKLPKYFYILEKTYPGSVVKLKKTIDEYFLYAFVALCTSISGWEYYRPVVVVDRTFLKTAYKGIMLTASIMDTTDRNESILKETSIVYPGVPHYSCMWYIWTNIRAKFKKGHQQLNELYFATAGSYTLDEFNERMSKIEDIDRRVKSYLYDIGYYRWSRVHATVNRTWTMTSKIAEFLNAVTKDARELPIFDLLEYMRTLLERWTKEKLLKAKGTFTFLGYKFNKELEKNSTLSQKLRVRASTDHSHTVIDGVKRYIVCLESKKCSCGQFQLDELPCAHALAALRHKNETYENYCSPYYTKESLLRTYKISVNSLPDERK; via the exons ATGGGAATTGAGATAGCTATGGCAGTATTAGAGATTTTCAAGTTGATGGCATTGTGCTCGATGAGGATGCAAGTTACA aaatcaaatacattgaaTGAGAATTATCCTCCAATGGAGATTAGGAACAATATGGGGTTTGTGT gCTCGTCTGGGACAATacagttacttgatatgccaaccTCTCCCGTCATAGaggaatatcaaagtgaaataataactgaagGTACACAAAGTGTTATCGAAGAAGGACAAGTGTATCAAGACAAACAAACAATTGCAACTGCAATGAAGCACTATTCTATCATGCACAAGTTCCAATTCAGGGTTAAAAGATCTAACCACAGAAG ctACTGGCTTATATGCGTTGGAGAAAACTGTAATTGGCACTTCAAGGCAACATCAATtaatgattctgcaatgttcaagATCAGGAGTTTCAACAGACAACACACATGCACCTTAATGGATGATACATTCATACAGCGCAACTGCACTGTAGTTGTAGTTGGTAGCATGGTCATGCCAAAGTATTGTGATCCTAAGACAGTTTACACACCAAAGGACATACAAACTGACATGTTGTCCCAATACAAAGTGGAcctaagctacatgcaagcatggagagaaaagaaaaaggctttacagtttttgagaggtCATCTGGCTGACTCCTACAATAAATTaccaaaatatttttatattcttgagaaGACGTATCCTGGTTCAGTTGTTAAATTGAAGAAGACAATAGATGAATACTTCTTATatgcatttgttgctctttgtacaTCAATAAGTGGTTGGGAATATTATAGACCAGTAGTAGTGGTTGATAGGACATTCTTAAAGACAGCCTACAAGGGGATTATGCTGACAGCAAGCATAATGGATACAACAG ATAGGAATGAGAGTATCCTGAAGGAAACATCAATTGTCTATCCGGGCGTGCCACACTACTCTTGCATGTGGTatatttggacaaatataaggGCAAAGTTCAAGAAGGGTCATCAACAATTAAATGAATTGTACTTTGCTACTGCAGGGTCATACACTctggatgaatttaatgaaaggatgtcGAAGATTGAAGATATAGACCGGCGTGTTAAATCATACCTCTATGATATTGGCTATTATAGATGGTCAAGAGTACATGCAACGGTGAATAGAACCTGGACTATGACATCAAAAATTGCAGAGTTTTTAAATGCTGTAACAAAAGATGCAAGAGAGCTGCCAATATTTGACCTATTAGAGTATATGAGGACACTTCTTGAACGTTGGACGAAAGAGAAGTTATTGAAGGCAAAGGGTACTTTCACATTCCTTGGGTACAAATTCAACAAAGAATTGGAGAAAAACAGTACATTATCTCAGAAACTTAGG gtgagggcttcaacagaTCATAGTCATACTGTGATAGATGGTGTGAAGCGGTACATTGTGTGTCTTGAAAGCAAGAAATGTAGTTGTGGCCAGTTCCAACTTGATGAACTTCCATGTGCGCATGCTTTGGCAGCTTTAAGGCACAAGAATGAAACTTATGAAAACTATTGCTCTCCATATTACACAAAGGAGAGCCTACTGCGTACATATAAAATATCAGTAAATTCCCTTCCTGATGAAAGAAAATAG